In Vitis vinifera cultivar Pinot Noir 40024 chromosome 4, ASM3070453v1, the genomic window ATTCAAAGACTGCACCAACAAACGCCAAAACTCAGCGTTTCAGTCTCCACCCAAGCTCTCTACGATGGACACAGCCTCAGAGAGCTACCAAAAAATGCTCCACGAGTCAATCCAACGCTTTTTTGCCGAGTATGAAAAAGGGGTCAGCGATTTCTCAGCTTTCAGCTCGATTTTCTTCCGATTAATGCAAGCATCGCCCGATCCACCACTCGAAACGGTTTGGTTTTACTCTGCTCTGAACTTTCATAGCAGTAATTTCACAATTCAAGACCCAATTTTGGTTTACAGAGAACTGTTTCAGTTGATAGTGACTTGTTCTGCTCTATGTAATAGTGGGCTGAAGAGAATTGCTTTACTCGCGCCGGTAATTTACGAATTGTACCGTCTGGTGTCCGAGAAAAGGGGCTTTTGGTTGAATAGTGATGTTGAGTTTTTGGTAGAAGGGATTGTTAGCTATCTTAGCATATGTTGTTGTAAAAATTCGGACCCTGAAGTGGGTTCTGTCCATTTGGGCCCTGGTTTTCTGGATGTGGTTCGTGTTTGGACAGTTGGTAGGTTAGAGGGAAATCGTACATTTGGTGATGATTTGAGCGTGTTTTTTCCTCTTGTTAGTGATGAAGTTTGTCAAGGGGTTGGTGTGGGATGCGGGGTTGGCTACTTAGCTGGGATTGTGATGAGTGAGGCTTTTATAACGAGGTTGTGCTTGAAGTTCGATTCAGGGGCTTCAAGAGCAGAGTTGGAGAAAGATATGCGAAATTTGGCAGTTGAGATGATAAGTGGTTTTCGGAATTGTTACTTTTTTGGTGAGATTCTGTTTTCATCAATCTGAGCTGTagtgtattttctttttcccaattAAGGTTTCAATTTAGCATCATGGTTGTTTACTTACTTAGAATCTTCACGACACTTAAAGAAGTTTGTCTATATCTACTATGAGTTAATGACATTCTTGTACCATTTGACTATCTAGATTATAGCATAAATTATGTACTAGCCATCCAAAATCATCTCGTTGTGTATGTGATGACCCACCACTTGAGTGAGCTATTTAAAGTGAATTTCTAGTATAATAAACCAGAGCATCACATGGATTATGCTTCCTTCATATGAACGtggagatttttcttttttttttgacatcATTATTAATTCGATGCACTGACACAgtgtaattgatttttatttattttttgttttattgtatTTCATGCCATTAGTTAACTCATAGACCTATGTCTTGCCACCACTAGAAGGATAAGGATTAGTTTGTTGCTGCAAACTCTGTTTAATTTGTGTAGAACGTTTTTATGTCCATTTTATTACCTTTAgtgcaattttctttttttgcttgtttcccaatatttttgttaaacattTTATTGGTGAGTAAATTCATGAAGGTTTATTTCTCGTTGGAAGTTCAGTGGGTGCTTCATATCCTTGGTGGAGCATATTTCTTCCCATCTACCCTCCTTAGTGGGGGAAATTGACAAGAAGTTTTTCTTAGCTTAGGTCTAGTTGAACTCCTTCTATTCTTACTTTTCATTCTTCAATCATGATATGTACTTCCTGATCTTCTTGATGCATATCAGATACCCTTCTAAGGATGTTGCTGGAGCCGGTTTTGCCTGTTACATCTCTATTGGTCAGTatgtttagttttttcttttgtttactcTGTTCATACTTCATAGTTGCTAAAACTTTCCTCGCTTCATCAGATGATCAAGATTATGCTGTTTCTTTACCATTTCTTGATGGTTTCTGGTTTTTCCTGCTTTATCATGTCTAGAAAGGTTCATGTAGCTGACCCCAAGCAATTGGGTGAGATTTTGATGAGAGTTGTGTTTCCTGCTATATTATCCGTTAATGGGTTACTTCTGGGTCATGACTTGGAATTTGGAAGAGTGTCGTAATAAGAAGGGTCCAATTATAAGCAACCTTCTTTTCCCTGGTAACTCTGGTTGCTTAGTGGCAGAATATGTGTTGATGTAAAACCTGTTGCTCTTGCCATTTGAAAGAAAACATGAAACATTCCAGTAGTTATCTAATTCccaatttaaaatttgtctCATGGCAGAGTGCTGAAGATGAAGTTCTTTTACGAAAAGTCCTGTATGATGCTGTGATAATGGAAAAGTATACTTTCCTCAATCCTCAAATTGGGATTCAGCTCTTTGGTAACcagttaaaaaatattgttgttACATGGTTGTTTGTTGCTGACAATGCCATACTCTATGTTAGGTACGAGAAAGATGAACAATCTGGCTGAGATGAAGATTTTCCATTAAAGGATTTCATTTGACAAATTTTGTTATTTGGTTGGTGACAGGGAAAATGGTGATCAGGCCAAAGCTATTTCCTATATAAATGCCTTCTCTGAATCTCAATTACCATCTCAATTAATTAAGTGGGTAGCTACTCAGAGTGGCATGGGAGAGGAAATGGGTAGACCAAAATTTTCAACTCCTATAGCTTTTATGAGTGAGTAACTCTTATATCTACACTGCACCCTCTTGTCATTTACCTTATTTGTTAAGGGTCAGCATCTCCTAAACCAACTTGTCTGGTTATGATTTGTATCATTCAATGTTATGGTATACTGGGGTGCTGTCGTATCATTGTAAAAGCGAAGTGGGTTGACTACTATAATACACCCCTCCTCCATTTTTCACATGAGGGATACCAGTGCCATCTATATTTTGGTGTGCCCTATGATCATCTTCAACCAGAAGAACCAGGGATGATAGAACATAAAAGGAGTTGcctgttttgtattttttcccCACTTTTCAGATATATCACGTGCGTTTTTCAAATGCTTAACTTCGTAGTGATTTTATTTCTAGAATGGCTGCTGATTGCTGAAGATCAAGGGATAAGAGTATTTGATCATAACATCTCCAAGCTCCATGCCAAAGCAATGATGTACAAGTCAAGAGTAGAGTATGAGCTCCCAGTATGTAAGTTAGATGGCAAGACTCGGGATAATAATGTCTTCTTTTACACTGATAATGAGGGGAGTGGGGAAGAGAAAATTGATGGTGATCAAGAGATGATAGATTCTTTGAATGCTGCAATGTTGGCTGCTGCCTGCACAGTGAATTTGACAACTGATGGGAGAAGAAAGCGCAAAGGGATAATTGATGAAGGGAAAACACAATTTAAGTTTGGTAAGTATCATCTTCTTGAAAATTCGTTTGGAGATAATCATTTGCCCTTTGGTGATGATGGTGGTTCGAGTAGCGGGAGTGAGGTGGAAAATCCAGTTTCTGATGAAGATATGGAGATTATGGAGCAATAAGTGCTGGTCGACACAGTTTTGTGGGCATGAAAACATTTACTGATTCCATTTTCTGATGCACTCTCTTCTGTACCAGTGGAGTGTTGAGAACTAGAAAGATCTATTGTGAATACAACCAGTTTCCCATCTCTTACACTATTCTCtatcaaacactttcaaaacggTTTAGGAAATTGAAGCAGATAATCCATCCCACAGTTGGGCGATGTCTACTTCAATGCTTTGAAGGATGCAGATGCAATACTGATCTCATTCTGCTAGCCTGCTCGGTTTTGTTAATTCGACAGTTTCTTTCAATGCGTCCTCTGAATTGGTTCAATTCTCAAGCCTGCTCTGCTTCAGGGTTTAAGCTGGCTCAGGTACTTTTCCCCTCTGTAtcagatatttgtttgacaaatGATCAGGCAGATTTTGGCTTTGATTCTGTTGAAGTGTGTTTGCTCATTGTACTTCAATTCTCTAGTGGAATCTAATCTAATGCACACAGAATATGGCTGAAAATATTTAGAATGATCAAACACAAACGGGGCTTGTTTGGTTGGCAGCAGgattattttcttttggtggACTTCAGTGTTTTAATACATATTATTTGTTTAAGGTAagtcttattttcaaatattttgtgtaaataaaagaaaaaatttaaggtGTTGTTTcataagtgttttttaaaacagtttttgaaaattgttctctaatattttgtaaaagtctgtttaaaaacttaaaatattgtttaacttatttcttatgttttaaaaataatttttatatggtgctttctttttaattatttttcatatttgtataattattttttaaaacaacccttaaaaaaataactaaaaacacttaaaatagATTTACTTAAACagtatatttttttgtttttaagaacaaaaactgtttcgTAATTGTCAAATGATGGCTTCTTGTGTTTTTGTTATAAAgagtaaaaaactaaaataattttcaaacggttataaaacagtttttatgaaatttggaatttaaatAATACTTACAACATagatttttattcatatttaatatgAATTCAAACTTATTAGGCCATGTTTAGTTCTTGGAAAacagcaaaaaaagaaaaaaaaatgataagaaaagtgattttattttgaaaaatatgaaaaagaaaagttaaatataattaaaattattaaaaagtttgtatatttttaaatgatttaatctatatataaaagagttaaatctgtcaaaaaaatttgaagtaatattaatatttgtaaataagttattgattttaaatttattattattattatttatttttttatacattttctctctgttttctttgctccacattttccttcaaaatttgttGAGGATCACACATATTCGTAGTATACTTCATATTGAATTGATATACATTCATTTTCCTTGGGATGCTCTCCACCTTAAGCCAAGCTCAAGCCATCCTAGGTCCAA contains:
- the LOC104878980 gene encoding uncharacterized protein LOC104878980 isoform X1, producing the protein MDTASESYQKMLHESIQRFFAEYEKGVSDFSAFSSIFFRLMQASPDPPLETVWFYSALNFHSSNFTIQDPILVYRELFQLIVTCSALCNSGLKRIALLAPVIYELYRLVSEKRGFWLNSDVEFLVEGIVSYLSICCCKNSDPEVGSVHLGPGFLDVVRVWTVGRLEGNRTFGDDLSVFFPLVSDEVCQGVGVGCGVGYLAGIVMSEAFITRLCLKFDSGASRAELEKDMRNLAVEMISGFRNCYFFDTLLRMLLEPVLPVTSLLSAEDEVLLRKVLYDAVIMEKYTFLNPQIGIQLFGNQLKNIVVTWLFVADNAILYVRENGDQAKAISYINAFSESQLPSQLIKWVATQSGMGEEMGRPKFSTPIAFMKWLLIAEDQGIRVFDHNISKLHAKAMMYKSRVEYELPVCKLDGKTRDNNVFFYTDNEGSGEEKIDGDQEMIDSLNAAMLAAACTVNLTTDGRRKRKGIIDEGKTQFKFGKYHLLENSFGDNHLPFGDDGGSSSGSEVENPVSDEDMEIMEQ
- the LOC104878980 gene encoding uncharacterized protein LOC104878980 isoform X2, whose amino-acid sequence is MDTASESYQKMLHESIQRFFAEYEKGVSDFSAFSSIFFRLMQASPDPPLETVWFYSALNFHSNTLLRMLLEPVLPVTSLLSAEDEVLLRKVLYDAVIMEKYTFLNPQIGIQLFGNQLKNIVVTWLFVADNAILYVRENGDQAKAISYINAFSESQLPSQLIKWVATQSGMGEEMGRPKFSTPIAFMKWLLIAEDQGIRVFDHNISKLHAKAMMYKSRVEYELPVCKLDGKTRDNNVFFYTDNEGSGEEKIDGDQEMIDSLNAAMLAAACTVNLTTDGRRKRKGIIDEGKTQFKFGKYHLLENSFGDNHLPFGDDGGSSSGSEVENPVSDEDMEIMEQ